A section of the Mycolicibacterium anyangense genome encodes:
- a CDS encoding DUF3073 domain-containing protein translates to MGRGRAKAKQTKVARELKYSSPQIDVDRLRKELAGSGASEPEKSDNGFGEDPWNDEDDWRR, encoded by the coding sequence ATGGGCCGCGGCCGGGCTAAGGCGAAGCAGACCAAGGTTGCTCGAGAGCTGAAATACAGCTCTCCGCAAATCGATGTCGATCGGCTCCGTAAGGAGCTGGCCGGTTCGGGCGCGAGCGAACCCGAGAAGTCCGACAACGGGTTCGGTGAGGACCCGTGGAACGACGAGGACGACTGGCGGCGCTGA
- the purM gene encoding phosphoribosylformylglycinamidine cyclo-ligase, which yields MTDREEDNQISYASAGVDIEAGDRAVELFKPLAKRASRPEVRGGLGGFAGLFALRGGYREPLLAASTDGVGTKLAVAQAMDKHDTVGLDLVAMVVDDLVVCGAEPLFLQDYIAVGRTVPERVAAIVSGIAEGCVLAGCALLGGETAEHPGLMEPDHYDISATGVGVVEADDVLGPDRVRPGDVIIAMGSSGLHSNGYSLARKVLLDIDRMNLAGHVEEFGRTLGEELLEPTRIYAKDCLALAAETQVRTFCHVTGGGLAGNLERVMPHGLVAELDRGTWTPAPVFTMIAQRGRIDRAEMEKTFNMGVGMVAVVAPEDTDRALAILTARHLTCWTLGTVAKGKDGPRATLVGQHPRF from the coding sequence ATGACTGATCGCGAGGAAGACAACCAGATTTCCTACGCATCGGCCGGGGTTGACATCGAGGCCGGTGACCGCGCGGTCGAGCTGTTCAAACCGCTGGCCAAGCGGGCCAGCAGGCCCGAGGTGCGCGGTGGTTTGGGCGGGTTCGCCGGCCTGTTCGCGCTGCGTGGCGGCTACCGTGAGCCGCTGCTCGCGGCCTCCACCGACGGCGTGGGCACCAAGCTGGCGGTCGCGCAGGCAATGGACAAGCACGACACCGTCGGCCTGGACCTGGTCGCCATGGTGGTCGACGACCTGGTGGTGTGCGGAGCCGAGCCGCTGTTCCTGCAGGACTACATCGCCGTGGGCCGCACCGTCCCCGAGCGGGTCGCCGCGATCGTCTCTGGCATCGCCGAGGGCTGTGTGCTGGCCGGCTGCGCCCTGCTGGGCGGCGAGACCGCCGAACACCCCGGTTTGATGGAGCCCGATCACTACGACATCTCGGCCACCGGTGTGGGCGTGGTGGAGGCTGACGACGTGCTGGGCCCGGACCGGGTCCGCCCCGGCGACGTCATCATCGCGATGGGCTCCTCCGGACTGCACTCCAACGGCTATTCACTGGCCCGCAAGGTCCTGCTCGACATCGACCGGATGAACCTGGCCGGCCACGTCGAGGAGTTCGGCCGCACCCTGGGCGAGGAGCTGCTCGAGCCGACCCGCATCTACGCCAAGGACTGTCTGGCGCTGGCCGCCGAAACCCAGGTCCGGACGTTCTGCCACGTCACCGGAGGCGGACTCGCGGGCAACCTCGAGCGCGTCATGCCGCACGGCCTGGTGGCCGAACTCGACCGTGGAACCTGGACGCCTGCACCGGTTTTCACCATGATCGCCCAGCGTGGCCGGATCGACCGCGCCGAGATGGAGAAGACGTTCAACATGGGCGTCGGCATGGTGGCCGTCGTCGCGCCGGAGGACACCGACCGCGCGCTGGCCATCCTCACCGCCCGGCACCTGACGTGCTGGACGCTGGGAACGGTCGCCAAGGGGAAAGACGGCCCACGAGCGACGCTCGTGGGCCAGCACCCACGGTTCTAG
- a CDS encoding DUF2461 domain-containing protein: MAFAGWPIEAVEFYEGLEADNSKVYWTDHKAVYDRHVKAPMEELLAELAEEFGPGKIFRPYRDVRFSADKTPYKTNCAATVGSGYVSFSADGLSVGGGLYMPDPKTLARYREAVDTPKSGAELVAIVTDLRAAGYDIMAHDVLKTAPKGFPIDHPRIDLLRHKGIAMMKTWPVGAWLGTKKAKDRVLTTLRAGVPLNDWIARHVR, translated from the coding sequence ATGGCGTTTGCGGGCTGGCCCATCGAGGCCGTGGAGTTCTACGAGGGTCTGGAAGCTGACAACTCCAAGGTCTACTGGACCGACCACAAGGCGGTCTACGACCGTCACGTGAAGGCGCCGATGGAGGAGCTGTTGGCCGAACTGGCCGAGGAGTTCGGCCCGGGCAAGATCTTCCGCCCCTACCGCGACGTCCGGTTCAGCGCCGACAAGACGCCCTACAAGACCAACTGCGCAGCCACCGTCGGCTCGGGCTATGTGTCCTTCTCGGCCGACGGTCTGTCCGTCGGTGGCGGGCTCTACATGCCCGACCCGAAGACGCTGGCGCGCTATCGCGAGGCCGTCGACACACCGAAGTCCGGCGCCGAGCTCGTCGCGATCGTCACCGACCTGCGCGCCGCGGGCTACGACATCATGGCGCACGACGTGCTCAAGACCGCACCGAAGGGCTTCCCGATCGACCATCCCCGGATCGACCTGCTCCGGCACAAGGGCATCGCGATGATGAAGACCTGGCCGGTGGGGGCGTGGCTGGGCACCAAGAAGGCCAAGGACCGGGTGCTCACTACGCTGCGCGCCGGAGTGCCGCTGAACGACTGGATCGCCCGCCACGTTCGGTGA
- a CDS encoding amidohydrolase produces the protein MGDSYLVTNGPIWTGDPVQPWAQAVVVRGTDLVHVGTRDGADALVDASTELIDLHGRMCLPGFIDAHNHLASMAVAKLGVSLSGAVGRDTVLAAVRDWVAAQPGGAALRGHGWMPDSFEDRSPRREWLDEITGDRPMYLFSADAHDMWFNTAAMRAVGIGPQTPDPDPGAQYFVRDADGTPTGHAVEAAAYMPIIVAQGLFSVPNIRLAQQLTLQQAPSWGMTAYFEAGAASGAASADARWIYEDLIAQDHAGTLPVRVAGSYWTRTPNDDPSAITDDLIHWNRDLRSEHVRISTCKMWADGTFMSGGALLLSPCCGHSADDLGAMTFPADHIEAQIEAVQAAGFDMHIHIDADGSARVVLDAYESVRRRRGRENSRHVIAHNSMVDPADLNRYAELGVIANCTPLWGTDYNGQYRDIYTRMLGAERVQERLFPYGDLVRSGAVVTYGSDIPAVDIHEGPPLIQIEALLTRQRPGHPDDVPLVARQRIGLHDALRGYTANGAYQLRLDHRTGTVTTGKAADLTILGADLFRVDPHDIHDVPVVLTMMDGRITHDGR, from the coding sequence ATGGGGGATTCCTACCTGGTGACCAACGGACCGATCTGGACGGGTGACCCGGTCCAGCCGTGGGCGCAGGCCGTCGTCGTGCGCGGGACGGATCTGGTGCATGTCGGTACCCGCGACGGTGCTGACGCACTGGTCGACGCCAGTACCGAACTGATCGACCTGCACGGCCGGATGTGCCTTCCCGGCTTCATCGACGCCCACAACCATCTGGCGTCGATGGCGGTGGCCAAGCTCGGTGTCAGCCTCTCCGGCGCCGTGGGGCGCGACACCGTCCTGGCTGCGGTGCGCGACTGGGTGGCCGCTCAACCCGGCGGCGCAGCACTGCGCGGCCACGGCTGGATGCCGGACTCGTTCGAGGACCGTTCGCCGCGCCGGGAGTGGCTCGACGAGATCACCGGCGACCGTCCGATGTACCTGTTCTCCGCCGACGCCCACGACATGTGGTTCAACACCGCGGCCATGCGCGCGGTCGGGATCGGGCCGCAGACACCCGATCCCGACCCCGGTGCGCAGTACTTCGTCCGCGATGCCGACGGCACTCCGACCGGCCATGCCGTCGAGGCCGCCGCGTACATGCCGATCATCGTGGCTCAAGGACTGTTCTCGGTACCCAATATCCGCCTCGCGCAACAACTTACGTTACAGCAGGCGCCGTCGTGGGGGATGACCGCCTACTTCGAGGCAGGGGCGGCCAGCGGTGCCGCGAGCGCGGACGCCCGGTGGATCTACGAGGACCTCATCGCCCAGGATCACGCGGGGACCTTGCCGGTCAGGGTGGCCGGCTCCTACTGGACCCGAACCCCCAACGACGATCCATCCGCGATCACCGACGATCTGATCCACTGGAACCGTGACCTGCGCTCCGAGCACGTCCGGATCAGCACCTGCAAGATGTGGGCCGACGGCACCTTCATGAGCGGCGGAGCGTTGCTGCTGTCCCCGTGCTGCGGGCATTCCGCCGACGACCTCGGTGCGATGACGTTTCCGGCCGACCACATCGAGGCCCAGATCGAGGCGGTGCAGGCCGCCGGCTTCGATATGCACATCCACATTGACGCCGACGGCTCGGCGCGGGTGGTCCTGGACGCCTACGAGTCGGTGCGGCGACGGCGCGGGCGGGAGAACAGCAGGCACGTGATCGCGCACAATTCGATGGTCGATCCGGCTGATCTGAACCGCTATGCCGAACTGGGCGTCATCGCCAACTGCACACCGCTGTGGGGAACCGACTACAACGGCCAGTACCGCGACATCTACACCAGGATGCTGGGCGCCGAACGGGTGCAGGAGCGGTTGTTCCCGTACGGCGATCTGGTGCGCTCCGGCGCGGTCGTGACCTACGGCAGCGATATCCCGGCGGTCGACATCCACGAAGGGCCGCCGCTGATCCAGATCGAAGCGCTGCTGACCCGGCAGCGGCCCGGCCACCCCGACGATGTGCCACTGGTGGCCCGTCAGCGCATCGGGCTGCACGACGCACTGCGCGGCTACACCGCCAACGGTGCCTACCAGTTGCGGCTGGACCATCGCACCGGCACGGTGACCACAGGCAAGGCCGCTGATCTCACCATCCTCGGCGCGGACCTGTTCCGGGTGGATCCGCACGACATCCATGACGTCCCGGTGGTGTTGACGATGATGGACGGCCGGATCACCCACGATGGGCGCTGA
- a CDS encoding SDR family oxidoreductase has translation MSDEQTRCLVTGATGYIGGRLVPRLLDSGFAVRALARTPEKLANVPWRGTVEVARGDLNDADSLAAAFADVDVVYYLVHSMGFEKDFAAEERRAAQNVVTAARAAGVRRIVYLSGLHPEGADLSTHLASRTTVGEILIASGIETIVLQAGVVVGSGSASFEMIRHLTDRLPVMTTPKWVHNKIQPIAIRDVLHYLVAAATAPVPKSRAWDIGGPDVLEYGDMMQIYAEVAGLGRRRMLVLPVLTPRIAALWVGLVTPIPSGLARPLVESLHCDAVMDNHDIDTIIAPPAGGLTPYRRSVSLALARITRGEVETTWNTGTAAQLPTDPAWAGEVVYTDTRSRHTSASPDRLWKAVESSAPDRWSVEERDPGKVLRLRAANTAPGDRWLEMRVSPEGDGSRYEQRAIFYPRGLLGRLYWYAGRPLQAMALDARVRRVTTAAV, from the coding sequence GTGTCGGATGAGCAGACCCGGTGCCTGGTGACAGGCGCCACGGGCTACATCGGCGGCCGCCTGGTGCCGCGCCTGCTGGACAGCGGCTTCGCGGTGCGGGCCTTGGCCCGCACTCCGGAGAAGCTGGCCAACGTCCCGTGGCGTGGCACGGTCGAGGTGGCTCGCGGCGACCTCAACGACGCAGACTCCTTGGCGGCGGCGTTCGCCGATGTCGACGTCGTCTACTACCTGGTGCACTCGATGGGCTTCGAGAAGGACTTCGCCGCCGAGGAGCGCCGGGCCGCCCAGAACGTCGTCACCGCGGCCCGCGCCGCAGGGGTGCGCCGCATCGTCTACCTGAGCGGTCTGCATCCCGAAGGTGCCGATCTGTCAACACATTTGGCGTCCCGCACCACCGTCGGCGAGATTCTCATCGCCTCCGGGATCGAGACGATCGTGCTGCAGGCCGGAGTCGTGGTCGGCTCGGGTTCGGCCTCCTTCGAGATGATCCGGCACCTCACCGACCGGTTGCCGGTGATGACCACGCCGAAGTGGGTGCACAACAAGATCCAGCCCATCGCGATCCGCGACGTGTTGCACTATCTGGTCGCCGCCGCGACCGCCCCGGTACCGAAGTCGCGGGCCTGGGACATCGGCGGGCCCGACGTCCTGGAGTACGGCGACATGATGCAGATCTACGCCGAGGTCGCCGGGCTGGGCCGTCGCCGCATGCTGGTGTTGCCGGTGCTCACCCCGCGGATCGCCGCCCTCTGGGTGGGCCTGGTGACACCGATCCCGTCCGGGCTGGCCCGGCCGCTGGTGGAGTCGTTGCACTGCGATGCGGTGATGGACAACCACGACATCGACACGATCATCGCGCCGCCGGCCGGCGGCCTGACACCCTACCGCCGGTCGGTGTCGCTGGCGCTGGCGCGGATCACCCGCGGCGAAGTGGAGACCACGTGGAACACCGGCACCGCCGCCCAGCTGCCCACCGACCCGGCCTGGGCCGGCGAGGTCGTCTACACCGATACCCGGTCGCGGCACACCAGCGCCAGCCCGGACCGGCTGTGGAAGGCCGTCGAGAGCAGTGCACCGGATCGGTGGAGTGTCGAGGAACGTGACCCCGGAAAGGTGTTGCGCCTACGGGCCGCCAACACCGCACCCGGCGATCGCTGGCTGGAGATGAGGGTCAGCCCGGAGGGGGACGGCAGCCGCTACGAACAGCGGGCGATCTTCTATCCACGCGGTCTGTTGGGGCGGCTGTACTGGTATGCGGGCCGTCCGCTACAGGCGATGGCGCTGGACGCGCGGGTACGACGGGTGACTACCGCGGCGGTCTAG
- the purF gene encoding amidophosphoribosyltransferase: MTGQLENEPREECGVFGVWAPGEDVAKLTYYGLYALQHRGQEAAGIAVADGSQVLVFKDLGLVSQVFDEQTLAAMHGHVAIGHCRYSTTGSTTWENAQPVFRNTAAGTGVALGHNGNLVNTAELARRARDAGLINPNMPGAATTDSDILGALLAHGAADSSIEQAALELLPTVRGAFCLTFMDENTLYAARDPFGVRPLSLGRLDRGWVVASETAALDIVGASFVRDIEPGELLAIDADGVRSSRFANPTPKGCVFEYVYLARPDSTLAGRSVHAARVDIGRRLAREKPVEADLVIGVPESGTPAAVGYAQESGIPFGQGLMKNAYVGRTFIQPSQTIRQLGIRLKLNPLKEVIRGKRLIVVDDSIVRGNTQRALIRMLREAGAVEVHVRIASPPVKWPCFYGIDFATPAELIANAVDNEGEMLEAVRHAIGADSLAYISQQGMIAATEQPATRLCCACFDGTYPIELPGETQLGKNVVEHMLATAARTGIPLTESDSLRQPLQTDNDNVSALRRP; encoded by the coding sequence GTGACCGGCCAACTGGAAAACGAGCCTCGCGAAGAGTGCGGCGTCTTTGGAGTCTGGGCTCCGGGCGAAGATGTTGCCAAACTCACGTATTACGGCCTCTATGCGCTACAACACAGGGGCCAGGAGGCGGCGGGTATCGCCGTCGCCGACGGATCCCAGGTACTGGTCTTCAAGGACCTCGGCCTGGTCAGTCAGGTGTTCGACGAGCAGACGCTGGCCGCCATGCACGGCCACGTCGCCATCGGGCACTGCCGTTACTCCACCACCGGCTCGACCACCTGGGAGAACGCCCAGCCGGTCTTCCGTAACACCGCGGCCGGCACCGGAGTTGCCTTGGGGCACAACGGCAATCTGGTCAACACCGCTGAGCTGGCCCGGCGCGCGCGGGATGCCGGCCTGATCAACCCCAACATGCCGGGTGCAGCGACCACCGACTCCGACATCCTCGGAGCGCTGCTGGCACACGGCGCGGCGGACTCGAGCATCGAGCAGGCCGCCCTCGAACTGCTGCCGACCGTCCGCGGCGCGTTCTGCCTGACCTTCATGGACGAGAACACGCTGTACGCGGCGCGGGATCCGTTCGGGGTGCGTCCGCTGTCGCTGGGCCGGCTCGACCGGGGCTGGGTCGTCGCCTCCGAGACCGCCGCCCTCGATATCGTCGGCGCCTCCTTCGTGCGCGACATCGAACCCGGCGAACTGCTGGCGATCGACGCCGACGGGGTTCGCTCCAGCCGGTTCGCCAACCCGACGCCCAAGGGCTGCGTCTTCGAGTACGTCTACCTCGCCCGCCCCGACAGCACCCTCGCGGGGCGGTCGGTGCACGCTGCCCGCGTCGACATCGGCCGGCGGCTGGCCCGCGAGAAGCCGGTCGAGGCGGACCTGGTGATCGGTGTTCCGGAGTCGGGAACCCCGGCCGCGGTGGGCTACGCCCAGGAGTCCGGAATCCCGTTCGGGCAGGGCCTGATGAAGAACGCCTATGTCGGGCGCACGTTCATCCAGCCCTCGCAGACCATCCGCCAACTCGGTATCCGGCTCAAGCTCAACCCGCTCAAGGAAGTCATCCGCGGTAAGCGGCTGATCGTCGTCGACGATTCGATCGTGCGCGGCAACACCCAGCGCGCCCTGATCAGGATGCTGCGCGAGGCCGGCGCCGTCGAGGTCCACGTGCGGATCGCCTCGCCGCCGGTGAAATGGCCGTGCTTCTACGGCATCGACTTCGCCACCCCCGCAGAGCTGATCGCCAACGCGGTGGACAACGAGGGCGAGATGCTGGAGGCGGTGCGCCACGCGATCGGCGCCGACAGCCTCGCCTACATCTCGCAGCAGGGCATGATCGCGGCGACCGAGCAGCCGGCCACCCGGCTGTGCTGTGCCTGCTTCGACGGCACCTACCCGATCGAGCTGCCCGGGGAGACCCAGCTGGGCAAGAACGTCGTCGAGCACATGCTGGCGACCGCCGCGCGTACCGGCATCCCGCTGACGGAATCGGACAGCCTGCGTCAGCCGCTGCAGACCGACAACGACAACGTCTCAGCGCTGCGCCGGCCCTGA
- a CDS encoding sterol carrier family protein, with protein MTPRRTADPEATRGAVQAVAAWLRDQDAETPERAAIAAAVRLTARTLAAVAPGASVEVRIPPFAAVQCIEGPRHTRGTPPNVVETDPRSWLRLVTGLLGLPDAATDGTVRLSGSRATEVGAFLPLVKLD; from the coding sequence ATGACCCCGCGCCGCACCGCCGACCCCGAAGCGACCCGCGGCGCGGTCCAGGCGGTGGCCGCCTGGCTGCGCGACCAGGACGCCGAGACGCCGGAGCGGGCCGCGATCGCGGCGGCGGTCCGGCTGACCGCCCGCACCCTGGCGGCGGTGGCGCCCGGCGCGAGCGTCGAGGTCCGCATCCCGCCGTTCGCGGCGGTGCAGTGCATCGAGGGTCCGCGGCACACCCGCGGTACCCCGCCCAACGTCGTGGAGACCGACCCGCGAAGCTGGCTGCGGCTGGTCACCGGACTGCTCGGGCTGCCCGACGCGGCGACCGATGGGACGGTGCGACTGTCCGGTTCCCGCGCCACGGAAGTCGGCGCTTTCCTGCCGTTGGTGAAACTCGACTGA
- a CDS encoding Rv0804 family intramembrane glutamic endopeptidase, with product MNWRPVLRAAAATALAATVRAPLGLRPPPLWAGLRYGAAAAGLVSAGVAAGTALPAVRVAMRERDVPDAPARWLALDIPVGTVWFEETLFRGAVTAVASRAFGPTGGWLLQAAAFGLWHIPDARTAGDPVLGTVVVTGAAGLGFGWLGRRSGSVLAPMLAHLAINEAGAVAALLTRRGRHRQLESSGLGYSST from the coding sequence ATGAACTGGCGTCCGGTGCTGCGCGCCGCGGCAGCGACGGCGCTGGCGGCGACGGTTCGTGCTCCGCTGGGACTGCGACCGCCGCCGTTGTGGGCGGGCCTGCGATACGGAGCGGCGGCGGCGGGGCTGGTGTCGGCGGGGGTGGCCGCCGGCACCGCGCTGCCCGCGGTGCGCGTGGCCATGCGCGAACGGGACGTTCCCGATGCTCCCGCACGCTGGCTGGCACTCGACATCCCGGTGGGCACAGTGTGGTTCGAGGAGACCCTGTTCCGCGGCGCCGTGACCGCCGTGGCGTCGCGAGCCTTCGGGCCGACAGGCGGTTGGCTGCTGCAGGCCGCGGCGTTCGGGCTCTGGCACATCCCCGATGCGCGCACAGCGGGTGACCCGGTACTCGGCACCGTGGTCGTCACCGGCGCGGCGGGCCTGGGCTTCGGCTGGCTGGGGCGGCGATCCGGCAGTGTGCTCGCCCCGATGCTGGCGCATCTGGCGATCAACGAGGCGGGCGCCGTGGCGGCCCTGCTGACCCGGCGAGGCCGACACCGGCAGTTGGAATCCTCAGGCTTGGGATACTCGAGCACATGA
- a CDS encoding alpha/beta hydrolase: MTGAVGDVTSEAGASSVASASQRRRRESFLAWAWSLLRLDFVGIAFAALFFCLSLTPSLLPRDWATGGVIGGINAAIGYGLGVLLGKVFRRLFLSHRDWWPPSPRVIHVLKGVTVVGAIAASLGMVVPAAAWQRQIAAVMGIDGPATLGYLRIAVVAALTGGLLVAAARVVKDAILLLARVMIRRWDINDEVAMFIGTAIVVVLVITLVNGVLVRGFIGGARAVFQPQNATTRPGVEQPVNPERSGSPASFVKWDTLGFQGRNFVGSGPTAAELTELNGRPAKQPIRIYAGLQSADTDDGRVAVLLSELQRTKAFERKLLVIIPTTGTGWVDPVAARAIEAMYNGDTALVAMQYSYLPSWISFLADQQKSVAAGRAMVDAIHQRWLQWPAASRPRLVLYGESLGSMAGQGAFGYLPDVVDMDFSAVLWIGPPNASALWKALTVRRDPGTPEVQPRYDNGRTVRFAQAAGAAEIQQVAADPPWKGTRVLYLQHPSDPVVWWTPDLLFAKPDWLREPPGFDRSAGMRWYPIITFWQVSADMAGNVTSSQASPIGHGHNYGDAQLDGWAAVAAPAGWTAQDTERIRRWLEKAMAAGGPEFQ, from the coding sequence ATGACCGGTGCGGTCGGCGACGTCACGAGTGAGGCCGGGGCCTCATCGGTCGCGTCGGCATCGCAGCGTCGCCGCCGGGAGTCCTTCCTGGCGTGGGCCTGGAGCCTGCTCCGCCTCGACTTCGTCGGCATTGCCTTCGCGGCACTGTTCTTCTGTCTGTCGCTGACCCCGTCACTGCTGCCGCGCGACTGGGCTACCGGTGGCGTCATCGGTGGCATCAACGCTGCGATCGGTTACGGCCTCGGGGTGTTGCTGGGCAAGGTCTTTCGACGGTTGTTCCTGTCCCACCGGGACTGGTGGCCGCCGAGCCCCCGGGTGATCCATGTCCTCAAGGGTGTCACCGTCGTCGGCGCGATCGCGGCCAGTCTCGGGATGGTCGTGCCCGCAGCGGCCTGGCAGCGCCAGATCGCCGCGGTGATGGGAATCGACGGCCCCGCGACGCTGGGGTATCTGCGCATCGCGGTGGTCGCCGCACTGACCGGCGGCCTGCTGGTGGCCGCGGCGCGGGTGGTCAAGGATGCGATCCTGCTGCTCGCGCGGGTCATGATCCGGCGTTGGGACATCAACGACGAGGTGGCGATGTTCATCGGTACCGCGATCGTGGTCGTGCTGGTCATCACGCTGGTCAACGGTGTTCTGGTGCGCGGGTTCATCGGTGGGGCCCGTGCGGTGTTCCAGCCGCAGAACGCCACCACCCGCCCCGGTGTCGAGCAGCCCGTCAACCCCGAAAGATCCGGTAGCCCAGCATCTTTCGTGAAATGGGACACCCTGGGGTTCCAGGGACGTAACTTCGTCGGCAGCGGGCCCACCGCCGCCGAACTGACCGAGCTGAACGGCAGGCCGGCCAAGCAGCCCATCCGGATCTACGCGGGACTGCAGTCCGCGGACACCGACGACGGGCGCGTCGCGGTCCTGCTGTCCGAACTGCAGCGCACCAAGGCCTTCGAGCGCAAGCTGCTGGTGATCATCCCGACCACCGGTACCGGCTGGGTCGATCCGGTGGCCGCGCGCGCCATCGAGGCGATGTACAACGGCGACACCGCACTGGTCGCCATGCAGTACTCCTACCTGCCCAGCTGGATCTCGTTCCTCGCCGACCAGCAGAAGTCAGTGGCGGCCGGCCGGGCCATGGTCGACGCCATCCACCAACGTTGGCTGCAATGGCCGGCAGCCAGCCGGCCCCGCTTGGTGCTGTACGGCGAAAGTCTCGGTTCGATGGCGGGGCAGGGGGCGTTCGGCTACCTTCCCGACGTCGTCGACATGGACTTTTCCGCGGTGTTGTGGATCGGGCCGCCCAATGCCAGCGCGCTGTGGAAGGCACTGACCGTCCGCCGTGACCCGGGGACCCCCGAGGTGCAGCCGCGCTACGACAACGGCCGCACCGTTCGGTTCGCCCAAGCCGCCGGGGCCGCCGAGATCCAGCAGGTGGCCGCCGACCCGCCATGGAAGGGCACCCGCGTGCTCTACCTGCAGCACCCGTCGGACCCGGTGGTCTGGTGGACACCGGACCTGTTGTTCGCCAAACCCGATTGGCTCAGGGAGCCACCAGGATTCGACCGCAGTGCGGGCATGCGCTGGTATCCGATCATCACCTTCTGGCAGGTCAGCGCCGATATGGCCGGCAACGTGACGAGTTCGCAGGCCTCCCCGATCGGGCACGGACACAACTACGGTGACGCCCAGCTCGACGGCTGGGCCGCCGTCGCCGCCCCCGCGGGGTGGACGGCCCAGGACACCGAGCGGATCCGCCGGTGGCTGGAGAAGGCCATGGCGGCAGGCGGCCCGGAATTTCAATGA